From Salarias fasciatus chromosome 8, fSalaFa1.1, whole genome shotgun sequence:
ACACTGAGACAGCCTCGTCGTTTCTAAAGTCCCATGTTGTAACATATTAACCAAAAAGTAAACCACAGAAGATAAAGTAACGAGGCTGGACCACTTCTTCATTCCCAGTGTGTTTGAAGCCAGAGACGGACAGAtttcacatttgtttccagaatattttcacatttttgcttcttttttgaggtaatggagaaaaacagagaTCTGCTCCACTTGTCAACTGATTTTAAAAACTTTCTTCGTCATTTATTTGTGTTCTGTCTTAATGTCAGTGTTTTAATCATACTTTATCATGGTCTTTTAATAATTCGCCACTTTCTTGTATTTTAAGTGAAACACTTTGCAGTTTGTTGTATGAAAATGATCACTATCACTGTATTTAAAAattgatcttttttcttttttcaacagGTTTTGAGGTACTTTTTAAACCGAGTCGAACAATTATCCACTCAGAATCTGAGAGTCCAGCAGAAACACAGGATCCAGGGTGCAGTCAGGTTTCTCTGGGACAATGCTGTGCTCCCGATTCCGCCCTTCGCTCCTCCGCCCTGCTTCCCTGAGGCTGGTGGGCACCGTGGCCTCCAGGAGGACAGACGTGGAGAAGCAGCCTGagctcctctcagcctctctggCGTTCGAGGATCCCCGAGCCTTCAGGGTCAAGAGCTTCTGGGAGCTGCTTCGAGCCCTGGGAGTCTTTCGCCTCTGCTCCTTCCCAGTGCTGGTCAACAACTGTGGAAAGGTCAGAAATCAGTCATTCTCACTGTGTGTTTATGGCTGATTGTCCTTAAATTCTTACCAAAACTCGGTTTCTGCATCACCTTGTGAATATCTCCGGCTCTCCTCGTCGGCTCTTCCCTCAGCTGATGTCAATAGCTCGCACCCTGCTGGGGAGGAGAGGCTTCTCCTTGGTGCTGCGGCCCACCGTCTACGCCCAGTTTGTCGCCGGAGAGAATGAGAGCGAGATCTGCCGCTCCATGGAGAAGATGAGCTCTCTGGGCATGAGGCCCATGCTGGCCGTGCCGATTGAGGAGGACCTCGGACAGAGCGCCGGGTACGGCTCACTTTTATAACACTGGGACTCTTCCCAGAAAGCAACCAAAAATATAAACTTCATCAAGACGAAGACTGTTGGTTCTATTTAAAGATAAAGTGAAAAACATGAtgaagaggattaaaaaaaaaaaaaaaagttaagcaCATCTTTCACACTGTGGATGGTGAAGTCAGACTGGCAATTCGTCCTCTTCCAGAGAGAAACGTTACGACGACAACATGGAGGCCATGCTGGAGTGTGTGCGAATGTCGCACAGCAACGCTTGGAGCAAAGACCCCATGATGCAGCTGAAGATCACGGCCCTGATCAGCCCCGAGCTCTGTGTAAGGCTGCACAGGTCAAATTGTTTGAACAACTACTGGGAAATTTACAGTAGCTCTGCATTAAAGatcaaaaaagacatttaatcaACTTAAATTAGTTCTTAAAAGCTTATTAGCACTTAATTTTTTGGGTCACaggatgtttacatttttttccctcacgtTATCAGAACAACTTGTTTGCGTTTCGGCCATGTGTGCAATTCCCAGATTTCTGTGTGATTGAAAtgtcaggggaaaaaaacgaTAAAAGATAAAAGCACACATTTGGAAGCTGAGTTTGTCTGCAGCTGTGACAGATTTTGAAACACTTGTGTTGCAGGTGAAACTCACCACCCTCATGGCCCATCAGTCCTACGATCTGAGTCTGCTGGTCAGAGCCATGGATGGAGAGGCAAGAACAGGCCCAGACTCTGAAGCATGATGAAATAAACTGAAGCACCAATGAGGTTAattttcctgaaaatgttttggtttttttttctcttcaggaaGTCACATTCCCTGGTTTAGATGAAAACGAGGCCGCTCACTTCCTGTGTGGCCTGCGAAGACTCAACAAAATAGCAGAGGTAGTGAAGTTTCTCCTATTTTTCTAAAACATTGCGATTTGTGCAGATCAAGTTAAACGACTCTACGACTTCAATAATGCCAGCTGCCATTCAATgccatgatttttttcttttttctttcccaggCGAGTGTCAACAAAGTCAGAGTCCTTGGTGATGCGGAGTACACTTACATGAACCCGGCGCTTTCTCTCGTCACCATGGCAATGATGAAAAAGTTCAACCAGGAGAGCGCCTGGATTTGGAACACCTATCAGTGCTACCTGAAGGCAAATatccttttttctttgaaaatatatGTTTAGAGGatctggcttcatgttgagactgcaatatgtttttaaatgactgtCTGTGCCTGTCAGGAGTCCAGGTCTCTGCTGTCGGAGGCCCTGCGGCTGTCCAGGACGGAGCCTTTCTGCCTGGGCGTCAAGCTGGTGCGGGGAGCCTACATGGACAAAGAGAGAAAGCTGGCGCAGCAAGAAGGCCGGGCCGACCCCGTCCACCAGAGCTGGGAGGACACTAACGACAGGTGGGAGGCTCACATCCAGGTCACCACTGACGGCGATCAATActttcttgtgttttatttccttctAGTTATAACGGCTCCCTGAATCTGATGCTGGAAGCCATAGCAGAGAAACCAGAGAAGTACAGGATTATAATCGCCACTCACAACGAGGAGTCGGTGAGACGAGCGACCAAGAGGTCAGGCCATGTGAAGTTACTGGTGTTAGTTGTATTTGTTGAGCTGGAAGCATTCAGTAGCCTGAGGACTTTCCCCTGCAGGATGGTCGAGCTGGGGATGGACAAAGACGGAGGCTCGGTGTGTTTCGGCCAGCTGCTGGGAATGTGTGATCACGTCTCTCTCACgctcggtaagctcctcggtagACTTTTGACGTTACACTCGTCTTTTGAACGTCTTCACTTTTCCGTGCGCCGCAGCTCAGGAGGGCTACGCCGTCTACAAGTCGGTGCCGTACGGCTCGGTGGACGACACGCTCCCGTACCTGGTGCGCCGGGCTCAGGAGAACCGCACCGTGCTGCAGGGAATCCGCAAAGAGAGGGACCTGCTGAGGCGGGAGTTCAAACGCAGGCTGGGCCTGTCGGGGCGGAGCTGAGGGGCCGCCGGgacagagaggggaggggcACGGGGTCGCGGGTTGGTTGAAACCAGTTCTGAGACGGTTTCCAAACCAAATATGTCAACATTGTAGgtcaaatgaatgttttctaGTCAGAACTCATTCATAAAACATGGATATGTTGTATGACTCCAGAAGTATGGCTGCAAACGATGTGACTCAACGATGAGCactaaactcattttttttagtAACTCCACTCAACAAATACTGTATGAAAACCAGAAGCACTGGACTTTTTAGCGGTCTGAAGCAAGACGTAAAGTATCTGTTCACTCATGGAATGTTCGAATCACATCTTGTCAGAAGTAACTGTTGTTTAAAATGAGTGTTGTTTTAGAATAAATATATGATCTTTCGGCCAGTAGTCAAGGTATTCGGTGAATGAAGTACACAAAGTGAGTTttaatttctgtgtttcagaaaaagcGAAGTGTTTTCTGCTTCGATGGTTCTGACAAAAATTTTCAGTGTGTCaaactgttgatgtttttgttttataataAACTAATACATTAAATCCTAGATTTTTTGGTTTCATTGATTTCAAACAAATTGAATCAGAGTGACAGGACAGGCCGTTTAAGCTCAGGAGAATCTGTCCAGTTTTGTTTCCTTCAGTGAAAACTCAGAAAAGAAACCCGAGGAACAATCGTCTCCATGAAAAAGCCACTCTGGGTTAAACAGTGACAGTTTGATGTTTGCTGGTTAGCGTTTTTGGCTGCTGGCTTGACCCACTTTGTGGCAGCACAGTGAGGATCAGGAGAGATTGTGGCATTTCTCAAAAAGTTTTTAGTCAATGAAAGAAATTACAGCAAAATCATCATGTGCTGCCTCCATCATTGAAGCTGCTGAGATACTAACTCAGTGCATTGTAAATTACAGTAGTTTCACACTGGTAAAACTAGTTTTCTATAATAGTTTTACACTAATTCAAGGCACCTTTTAATTTTGATTGTATGAAAGTCAGATATACAACATTAATCACCTGAAACTAATCCTAATGCCAATCCTGGTGGActattttcttttctgcatGACTTCAGTTGAGGACAGGGTAAACGCGACTCATTGCTGCTCTGACTTCGGTCTCATGTTTTCAGTAACAGGTCAGCCGGTTCATACTAGTGACAGCAGGTCACTGGGGAGACTTTGGGAAATGATTTTCTATTGCAGGGAGCTTCACATACACACCAAGTTTAAATGAGCcgtcctttttttgtttgtactaAATTCATAcaagaaaaaagtcaaacacaGTATTAATAATTGTTTATTTTAGAGGCTAATAACACTTGACATGTCTGCCTGACACAACCGAGCCACACTGCAAAgctgttattttctttaatgataaaactAAGCATCCAGAGATGACAGGACTGGAAAAACTCCTCATTTGATGCATCAGCAAAGAGAAAAGTGACCTCGGAGCTGGCAGTTCTGATTGTGTAGAAGACCCAGGCGATGCGGTAATGGAATGAAGACTGACGTTCAAGGGTCTGCGGATCAGTAGTTGCTTTGGTTCTGATTCCTGTAGCCTCCTCGCTGGTAGCCGCCCTGCTTCTGCTGGTAAGAGCCTTTCTGATCTGTGACCACGCAAAGAGGGAAACACCATTACTGCCATGTTTAATCATGCATCAAACGCTCCAATCGCACTGGAGAGTCCACTGATGCTTTCAGCATAACCGACCTTTAAACTTCACACTTAAAACGCTGCATAACTTTGGAATTAATTAAACCGCAACAAGGCAAATCATCCAAAACGTAACGGGAATGAGTAAACAGGTAGAACTGGAGAGTGGATTAACTCACCTCGGTTGTAGGACTGCTTCTGTTGGTAACCACCTTTCTGGTCTGTAAtgcaaaagagaagaaaaaaactataaTCACTGATTGCAAAAGAGATAGATGACATACCTTAAGtactttatataaaaaaaaaaaaagaaaaaactcaatgTAATCTGTCCTACAATGTCTTACAGCTGATTGTAAGATATCGCAGGCCTTTGCAGTAAACACTGGTACGCCTGAGGCCTGTTGTCTGAACTCACCTCTGTTGAAATATCCTCCATAGACGCCCTGCTTGAGGTCGAAGACGCGCTCGTTGTTCTCCACCAGGCTGCCCAGTTTCTCTGCCAGCTGCAGGGCCATGTTCTGCAGGGAGGTGGGCTCCGTGCGGTGCATCACCACCGTCTGCGTGGGCTGGTCGAGCGAAGCCTGAACCGGGCAGGAAACAGCTTCAGCACGCAAATACGCCGCTACAGAGAAATCTTCTGACCTCTAAATCCTATAGCCACACAGAGGGACTGACCATCAGCTCCTCGTTGATGATCATCTTGCTGATGATGCTGTGAACTGTGGGTATCTCCAGCTGGAACATCTCTGACAGGGTTTCCAtgctggaggagaaaaagaacGAGACTATCAATACAAAGAAGCATTCCTAGTTTTTACAAGTACAAACTGgagtttcaaaagaaaaaaaaaaagggttcaaTAATGATCAAGCCGTTCACCTGATGGAGTCATAAACGCTGCTGTACGTGAACAGATAAGTCCTCAGAGACTCCTCCTGTATCTTCCTACAAAAAGTAAACAAGGTTGTTGGAATCAAAAAATATCTTGGATGTAACTCGGGAAAAGATGCACAAGAATATCTGGAACCAACCTGACGAGCATCTCGCGCACTCTCTGCGTCTCAGGAAACAGGTCCCAGACTTTACTGTTCATCTTCTCGTTGATGATGAAGGAGTGGCAGGTTCGCCAGTCTCCCATCTTCATGGCCTTGCTGGCTGCCACCACGTGCTCCCTCATGCTCTCCGGGggtcctggaggaggaacaCGGCCGTCGTCTCTCAATTCTCTCATCGATAACAGCGTTCTGAGAATCCGAACGGACTTGCTTCGTACCCAGCAGCGGCTGCCTCTCTCCGACCCTCAGCTGGTGATGGAACTGCTTGCTGATCATCCTGCGGCGTGCGTCGAACTCGTGCGCAGCCATGTAGGGGATCTCCAGCAGCATGGCTGACACCAGGTAGACgcactccagcagctccaggttgATGTGCATGTGGAACGGCACCTACGACGGAGGCCGAACGCTGTCACGATGCTGATCTGAGCTACGACGCGTTTCATTCTGCCTGAACTTTACAAAGCTGAACCGAAGCTACGAGCATGTAAGCGGAAGACTTACTTGTCGCCTCTTTTCGATCTTCTCCTGCTCTGCGTTCCTCTCCTGCATGTTCCTCATGAGCAGCCCTTGGCCCAGGAGCTCCTTGGCACGGCCGGACGACTGGATGTCcagcagtgcattgtgggcATCTTTGATCATGCCCTGTCTGAAGGCACAGATCCCAAGCTGCACCATGGTTCTGTTGTACAGGATCtaagaaaaaaagcaagtcAAAAGACACAGGATGGTTTAACATCACGTCTGCCGCTGACCAGTGCAGCTCGTTTGGCGCCCGCTCACCTGCACGGGCGGGTCGGCGTGCTGGATGTTGTCCTGCAGGTGGCTCATCAGCATCAGGTCGCGCGCCTGGTACCAGCGCGAGTGGAGGGCGTGGTGGTAGATGTGGCAGAGGATGGCGCAGGTCCGGATGCGGTCGGTGCGGTCCTTGGCGTAGATGAACTTGCAGAGGCGGTCCATGATCACGGCGCTGTCCTcgccctcgctctcctcctggtcctgttcGGACTGCGCGGCAAACAGACGGATGATCAGCACATCTCTCCAGaaacccccccaaaccccccccgACACCTTCTGTTTCCTTACCTTGGATTCTCCCTGGAGGCCCAGGCTGCGCCGGTGAGCTTTGTAGTCAAACTTGTAG
This genomic window contains:
- the prodh2 gene encoding hydroxyproline dehydrogenase — encoded protein: MLCSRFRPSLLRPASLRLVGTVASRRTDVEKQPELLSASLAFEDPRAFRVKSFWELLRALGVFRLCSFPVLVNNCGKLMSIARTLLGRRGFSLVLRPTVYAQFVAGENESEICRSMEKMSSLGMRPMLAVPIEEDLGQSAGEKRYDDNMEAMLECVRMSHSNAWSKDPMMQLKITALISPELCVKLTTLMAHQSYDLSLLVRAMDGEEVTFPGLDENEAAHFLCGLRRLNKIAEASVNKVRVLGDAEYTYMNPALSLVTMAMMKKFNQESAWIWNTYQCYLKESRSLLSEALRLSRTEPFCLGVKLVRGAYMDKERKLAQQEGRADPVHQSWEDTNDSYNGSLNLMLEAIAEKPEKYRIIIATHNEESVRRATKRMVELGMDKDGGSVCFGQLLGMCDHVSLTLAQEGYAVYKSVPYGSVDDTLPYLVRRAQENRTVLQGIRKERDLLRREFKRRLGLSGRS